One Cucumis sativus cultivar 9930 chromosome 1, Cucumber_9930_V3, whole genome shotgun sequence DNA segment encodes these proteins:
- the LOC105435272 gene encoding alpha carbonic anhydrase 7: MEKKLSFDLLFCSFFFAFLLVPWPAMSQEVENQREFDYNANGTRGPAHWGVLRPEWHTCNTGQMQSPIDLLNQRVRIVSHFTDLKINYSSSNATLKNRGHDIMLQWSGRAGYMEVNKTQYFLRQIHWHSPSEHTINGRRFALEAHLVHQSQTGKIAVIGILYNIGQPDYFLSTMRPHLIEISGTQRDRLLNVVNPSLLRMRSSLYYRYIGSLTVPPCSQNVLWTLVRKVRTVAPEQVNLLRVAVHDDSNTNARPLQPLNNRNVQLRIKASIEGAE; encoded by the exons atggagaagaagcTGAGTTTTGATCTGTTGTTCTGctcatttttctttgcctTTCTTTTGGTTCCATGGCCAGCTATGTCTCAAGAAGTTG AAAATCAAAGAGAGTTCGATTATAATGCAAATGGAACGAGAGGACCTGCACATTGGGGAGTTCTTAGACCAGAATGGCATACCTGTAACACTGGACAAATGCAATCTCCTATCGATTTGTTGAACCAAAGAGTTCGTATTGTGTCTCATTTTACAGACCTCAAAATCAACTATAGCTCTTCAAATGCAACTCTTAAGAATCGAGGACATGATATAATG TTACAATGGAGTGGTAGAGCTGGATATATGGAAGTAAATAAAACTCAGTATTTTCTAAGACAAATTCATTGGCATTCACCATCTGAACACACTATCAATGGAAGAAGGTTTGCTTTAGAAGCTCATTTGGTTCACCAAAGCCAAACAGGAAAGATTGCTGTCATTGGAATTCTCTATAATATTGGACAACCTGACTACTTCTTGTCTACG ATGAGACCACATTTGATAGAAATATCAGGTACACAAAGAGATAGGTTATTGAACGTGGTCAATCCATCGCTGTTAAGGATGCGAAGTAGTTtatattatagatatattGGCTCTTTAACAGTTCCTCCATGTTCTCAAAATGTGCTTTGGACCCTAGTCAGAAAG GTTAGGACTGTTGCACCCGAACAAGTAAACTTACTTCGTGTGGCCGTCCATGAT GACTCGAACACTAATGCGAGGCCTCTGCAACCTTTGAATAATCGAAACGTTCAACTTCGAATCAAAGCAAGCATAGAGGGAGCAGAATGA